The following proteins come from a genomic window of Rhodohalobacter sp. 614A:
- the mnmA gene encoding tRNA 2-thiouridine(34) synthase MnmA, which yields MSKKGRVLVAMSGGVDSSVAAVMLHKQGYEVIGITMKTWDYHRSGGNDGKETGCCTVESMNDARQIAVRHGFKHFIVDIRDEFGNWVIDRFIEDYTSGRTPNPCVLCNTHIKWAALLRRADNLGCDYIATGHYANVREENGRYIISKGKDHNKDQSYALWGVSQEHLARTIFPLGKYRKTEIREIAEEFGLLNVATKPDSYEICFIPDNNYHRFLKDKVDDLEERVSGGVFVDQQGNVVGEHKGFPFYTIGQRRGLDLAMGKPVYVTHIDAENNVITIGEKEDLISTTCKAKEINLVKYDRIPGGEMEITGKIRYNDNGAIGTIKQLSDDDIQITFPAGREAITPGQAVVCYEGDDVVAGGWIHKVNVKMEHQVEFEV from the coding sequence ATGAGTAAAAAAGGGCGCGTTCTGGTTGCGATGAGTGGGGGAGTGGACTCCTCTGTTGCAGCCGTAATGCTTCACAAACAAGGATACGAGGTGATTGGCATCACCATGAAAACGTGGGATTACCATCGAAGCGGTGGTAACGACGGGAAAGAAACGGGTTGTTGTACCGTGGAATCCATGAATGATGCTCGCCAAATAGCGGTTCGCCACGGTTTTAAACATTTTATCGTAGACATTCGTGATGAGTTTGGGAATTGGGTGATTGACCGGTTCATTGAAGATTATACAAGCGGGCGAACACCTAATCCCTGTGTGCTTTGCAATACGCATATCAAATGGGCCGCCTTGTTGAGACGAGCTGACAACCTGGGGTGTGATTATATTGCTACAGGTCATTATGCAAATGTGCGTGAAGAGAACGGGCGATATATCATTTCAAAAGGGAAAGATCACAATAAAGATCAGTCGTATGCGCTCTGGGGAGTTTCGCAAGAACATCTTGCAAGAACCATTTTTCCGCTTGGTAAATACCGGAAGACTGAAATCCGCGAAATTGCAGAAGAATTTGGTCTGTTGAATGTTGCCACCAAGCCGGATTCGTATGAAATCTGTTTCATTCCTGATAATAACTATCATCGATTTCTCAAGGATAAAGTGGATGATCTTGAAGAACGGGTTAGCGGAGGTGTGTTTGTTGACCAACAAGGCAATGTAGTTGGAGAGCACAAAGGATTTCCGTTTTATACCATTGGCCAACGTCGTGGATTGGATCTGGCGATGGGCAAACCTGTTTATGTGACTCATATCGATGCCGAGAATAACGTGATAACCATCGGCGAAAAGGAAGATCTGATCAGTACAACATGCAAAGCCAAAGAGATCAATCTGGTGAAGTACGACCGGATTCCCGGCGGTGAAATGGAGATTACAGGAAAAATCCGGTATAATGACAATGGCGCTATCGGAACGATCAAGCAATTATCTGATGATGATATACAGATTACATTTCCCGCAGGAAGAGAAGCAATCACTCCCGGACAAGCCGTAGTTTGTTATGAGGGTGATGATGTAGTGGCCGGTGGATGGATCCACAAAGTGAATGTGAAAATGGAACATCAGGTTGAGTTTGAAGTCTGA
- a CDS encoding TonB-dependent receptor plug domain-containing protein yields MKQILFLSIITLSLMFAGCSSVGTSVSEESGRPEGSISDDMNYYQSLADYLRQVPGVNVNGSGNNASVNIRGVNSFTSGTTPLFVIDGHAIGHSYSEANRMLNPRDIDYVRVLKGNEAAIYGVRGGNGVVEIVTRKI; encoded by the coding sequence ATGAAACAAATTTTATTTCTATCGATTATCACTCTTTCTCTCATGTTTGCCGGTTGTTCATCAGTGGGAACTTCCGTATCTGAAGAAAGCGGAAGACCTGAAGGCAGTATTTCCGACGATATGAATTATTACCAAAGCCTTGCTGATTACTTACGGCAAGTGCCCGGGGTAAATGTTAATGGTTCTGGAAATAATGCTTCTGTTAACATTCGGGGTGTAAATTCCTTCACCTCCGGAACCACTCCGCTCTTTGTAATTGATGGTCATGCTATTGGTCACTCCTATTCAGAAGCAAACCGAATGCTTAATCCTCGGGATATTGATTATGTACGTGTTCTGAAAGGGAATGAAGCTGCCATATACGGGGTTCGTGGCGGTAATGGAGTTGTTGAAATAGTAACCAGAAAGATTTAG
- a CDS encoding fibronectin type III domain-containing protein: MNQKNRFRLLLIFFLAGIIISPALLRAQQTNVQYVEDMVNWTENGMVVFVSDAALSPDMPQTGRVQGIIYRSVGDSTSYEEIGRLGRAESLEEFKERASDDLMAALLESTDAETEEEVWEFVKEHPKSDDYGFLAFDSDFWKAFGTAYFDTESIEFPEGETVYYQIRYLMDDGSVSDYRMVSSDVVGHQPRLLRPQVIDRMERDSLVSGTWSSPIEGSEDAFFGYIYKQMGDDGEFERLPERLMARRNEDSLLVYQWEEAVEPERAYRYFIEPVDLVGNTGPRSDTLTVISVDFEKLPLLGNVTAIDTTAGIHLSWEKIPQKPYLTGIEIRRSRDARKEFITLDTLSTQATEYLDTQLIPNKSYYYEFRIVTMRPKNELPSAVASASFKNEMMAPAPPSGLTAVREGEGIRLDWDSVEEPDLFAYYVYRGTSRYDSLVVASPAIKDTTTFFDDNEILSGRTNYVYAVKAVNLSEMESDLSEMVVIRPDRVVRPPAPTGIEGYAEQQRIRLVWRDQTSRDNAVEGYNIYRSRSPLEMTPDSAAAADQAEQAGFEKINEELITTTAFDDTSIESGQTYYYALSSMDAFGVESLMSNPAGFTGSTLSLRPPSQVSVRPVSEGIELRWNQTLQDGATGYRIFRRSRGQSESTAIGLNDLEETRFLDQDISSGELYWYSVAVVGEERESFTSREESVRAD; encoded by the coding sequence ATGAATCAAAAGAATCGTTTTAGACTGTTACTCATTTTTTTTCTGGCGGGTATTATCATTTCGCCAGCTTTGCTTCGAGCCCAGCAAACCAACGTTCAATATGTAGAGGATATGGTAAACTGGACGGAGAACGGGATGGTTGTTTTTGTATCAGATGCTGCTCTTTCTCCGGACATGCCGCAAACCGGGCGGGTTCAGGGAATTATTTACCGGAGTGTCGGCGATTCTACATCGTACGAAGAGATAGGGAGACTGGGACGGGCAGAATCACTGGAGGAATTTAAAGAACGAGCTTCCGATGATTTAATGGCTGCACTTCTTGAAAGTACTGATGCAGAGACGGAGGAAGAGGTATGGGAGTTTGTTAAAGAACATCCAAAATCAGATGATTATGGATTTTTAGCATTTGATTCTGATTTCTGGAAAGCGTTTGGTACGGCATATTTTGATACGGAAAGTATTGAATTTCCCGAGGGAGAAACGGTGTATTATCAAATAAGATACCTGATGGACGATGGTAGTGTGTCAGATTACAGGATGGTAAGCTCTGACGTGGTAGGCCATCAACCCCGATTGCTTCGCCCGCAGGTGATCGACAGAATGGAGAGAGATAGTTTGGTGAGCGGCACATGGTCATCTCCTATTGAGGGGTCTGAAGATGCTTTTTTCGGCTATATCTATAAACAAATGGGGGATGACGGTGAATTTGAACGGTTACCGGAGCGCTTAATGGCCAGGAGAAATGAAGACAGTCTGCTGGTTTATCAATGGGAGGAAGCTGTTGAACCCGAACGGGCGTACCGCTATTTCATTGAACCTGTTGATCTTGTTGGGAATACCGGCCCTCGTTCTGATACGCTGACAGTTATTTCCGTTGATTTTGAGAAGCTGCCTCTTTTAGGGAATGTAACAGCAATAGACACCACAGCCGGAATTCATCTCAGTTGGGAGAAAATTCCCCAGAAGCCCTATCTCACAGGAATCGAGATTCGGCGTTCGCGCGATGCCCGGAAAGAATTTATCACGTTAGATACATTATCAACCCAGGCAACGGAATATTTGGATACGCAACTCATTCCGAATAAATCTTACTATTACGAATTCAGAATTGTAACGATGCGCCCCAAAAACGAGCTGCCATCTGCCGTTGCGAGTGCTTCGTTTAAAAACGAAATGATGGCTCCGGCGCCACCTTCGGGACTTACAGCGGTTCGGGAGGGAGAAGGAATTCGTTTAGACTGGGATTCTGTTGAAGAGCCTGATCTGTTTGCTTACTACGTCTATCGTGGTACAAGCCGGTACGATTCTCTGGTTGTCGCCTCTCCGGCCATCAAAGATACAACCACATTTTTCGATGATAACGAAATTTTGAGCGGACGAACGAATTATGTCTACGCCGTTAAAGCTGTGAATTTAAGTGAAATGGAGAGTGATTTGTCGGAGATGGTGGTGATTCGTCCCGATCGTGTGGTTCGTCCACCGGCCCCAACCGGAATTGAAGGATATGCCGAGCAGCAGCGAATCCGGCTTGTTTGGCGCGATCAAACTTCACGAGATAACGCCGTTGAAGGCTATAACATTTACAGGAGCAGATCGCCTCTGGAAATGACACCAGACAGTGCTGCTGCCGCCGACCAGGCAGAACAAGCCGGGTTTGAGAAAATAAACGAAGAATTAATAACAACTACGGCTTTTGATGATACTTCCATCGAATCCGGACAAACATATTATTACGCACTCTCATCTATGGATGCATTTGGAGTTGAAAGTTTAATGTCGAATCCGGCGGGATTTACAGGTTCAACACTATCTCTTCGGCCGCCATCTCAGGTAAGTGTAAGACCCGTTTCGGAAGGGATTGAACTGAGGTGGAACCAAACTCTCCAGGATGGCGCAACAGGTTACCGGATTTTTCGGCGAAGCCGTGGCCAATCAGAGTCCACTGCAATCGGTCTCAACGATCTTGAAGAGACAAGATTCCTGGATCAGGATATTTCATCGGGAGAATTGTATTGGTATTCAGTAGCGGTGGTTGGGGAAGAACGAGAGAGTTTTACAAGCCGTGAAGAATCTGTCCGGGCCGATTAA
- a CDS encoding bifunctional metallophosphatase/5'-nucleotidase, protein MISRKEFIKQSAYLAAGSTWLAGWGSLAVNDFEGASITILYTNDTHSRLDPFPSNAREFSGLGGIAKRSSLVNKIRAEEDHVLLLDAGDVFQGTPWFDVYGGKVDFELMSEMGYDAMAIGNHEFDLGLEGFAEAAQLANFPFLAANYSTLNTPIHPFVKRQIIKEFDGFKIGIFGLGIQFDGVIDRSLHEGVRYRDPSIISKRVVESLKNFHQCDYVICLSHLGYQYEGNRIDDVKLAGSVSGIDLIIGGHTHTFLEEPVPVENPDGSNTLITQMGHGGVHLGRIDLKVSDESEKPTITSQYYTIGEEI, encoded by the coding sequence ATGATTTCAAGAAAAGAGTTTATAAAACAGTCGGCATATTTGGCCGCCGGTTCCACCTGGCTTGCAGGGTGGGGAAGTCTGGCTGTAAATGATTTTGAAGGCGCATCAATTACAATTCTGTATACAAATGATACACATTCCCGCCTGGACCCTTTTCCATCCAATGCCAGGGAATTTTCGGGGCTTGGCGGAATCGCAAAACGGTCATCTCTGGTTAATAAAATTCGTGCAGAAGAGGATCATGTTCTTTTGCTGGATGCCGGGGATGTATTTCAGGGAACGCCTTGGTTTGATGTGTATGGTGGAAAAGTAGATTTCGAGCTCATGAGTGAAATGGGGTACGATGCGATGGCTATTGGGAATCATGAGTTCGATCTCGGGCTTGAAGGATTTGCTGAAGCAGCTCAACTGGCCAATTTTCCTTTTTTGGCCGCCAATTATTCCACACTCAATACTCCCATCCATCCATTCGTGAAACGTCAGATCATCAAAGAATTTGATGGGTTTAAAATTGGAATATTTGGACTGGGAATTCAATTCGATGGAGTGATTGACCGCTCTCTCCATGAGGGGGTGAGATATCGTGATCCATCTATCATTTCAAAGAGAGTTGTAGAAAGTCTTAAAAATTTTCATCAATGTGATTATGTAATTTGCCTGAGTCATCTTGGATATCAGTATGAAGGAAACAGAATTGATGATGTTAAGCTTGCCGGTTCAGTATCCGGCATAGACCTGATCATCGGTGGGCATACCCACACTTTTTTAGAGGAACCTGTACCGGTAGAAAATCCTGATGGATCAAACACGCTCATCACCCAAATGGGACATGGTGGAGTACACTTGGGAAGAATAGATCTGAAGGTTTCTGATGAATCGGAAAAGCCGACCATCACCAGTCAATATTATACAATTGGAGAAGAAATATAG
- a CDS encoding 5'-nucleotidase C-terminal domain-containing protein produces MTFKSFRLLGFCLLLTGCAYFSKSTEIEEVPASVYPLPDPEIAEKLDSYRDFLNELMGQKVATVEDTLKFGKPEGSLSNIVADALRFQAAAELRSFVHVGVIGEGSFQLFLLPGDLTVGDVYEFMPYDNHLVILTMKGSRLMELIEQVAEVGGAPISGVRFRIDEDGNPNGVLVNAEVLDPDRKYLVATSSWSANGGDQFPALWNISDRMDLEVSIQDLYIEYFRNQVVLTTSTDGRIR; encoded by the coding sequence ATGACATTCAAAAGCTTCCGGTTACTCGGATTTTGCCTACTTCTTACCGGTTGCGCCTACTTTTCCAAAAGTACAGAGATAGAAGAAGTGCCCGCTTCAGTATATCCGTTGCCAGATCCTGAAATTGCTGAAAAACTGGATTCCTATCGTGATTTTTTAAATGAATTGATGGGACAAAAAGTGGCAACCGTAGAAGATACACTCAAATTTGGCAAGCCTGAAGGATCTTTGAGCAATATTGTGGCTGATGCCCTTCGTTTCCAGGCTGCTGCTGAATTACGAAGTTTTGTACATGTTGGCGTTATCGGGGAAGGTTCTTTTCAGCTTTTTCTGCTTCCCGGGGACCTTACAGTAGGCGATGTGTATGAATTTATGCCCTATGATAATCACCTTGTGATATTAACCATGAAAGGATCTCGTTTAATGGAACTCATTGAACAAGTAGCTGAAGTGGGAGGCGCGCCCATAAGTGGTGTACGTTTCAGGATTGACGAAGATGGGAATCCAAATGGGGTTTTGGTAAATGCAGAAGTATTAGACCCGGACCGGAAATATCTTGTTGCTACCAGTAGTTGGTCGGCAAACGGTGGAGATCAATTCCCAGCATTGTGGAATATCTCCGACCGAATGGATTTGGAAGTATCCATTCAGGATTTGTATATAGAATATTTCCGAAACCAGGTAGTGTTAACTACCTCAACCGATGGGCGAATCCGGTAA
- a CDS encoding TonB-dependent receptor plug domain-containing protein: MRQILLLSFFSLSLLFAGCGSVSNTVADENGRPEGSITDDKDYYRSLADYLRQVPGVSVRGSGDNAYVTIRGISSFSSGNSPLFVVDGQAVGNSYSQANRLLDPKYIDYVRVLKGPDAAIYGVRGANGVIEIATKKS; this comes from the coding sequence ATGAGACAAATACTACTGCTATCTTTCTTTTCTTTATCACTTCTATTTGCGGGGTGTGGCTCAGTAAGCAATACGGTAGCTGATGAGAATGGAAGACCGGAAGGCAGTATCACCGATGATAAAGATTATTACAGAAGCCTTGCCGATTATCTGCGCCAGGTTCCCGGAGTAAGTGTAAGGGGTTCAGGAGATAATGCCTACGTAACTATTCGTGGAATTAGTTCTTTTAGTTCAGGCAACTCTCCTCTTTTTGTGGTTGATGGTCAGGCTGTGGGAAATTCATATTCCCAGGCAAATAGATTATTAGACCCGAAGTATATTGATTACGTTCGCGTTTTAAAGGGACCCGATGCCGCCATTTACGGGGTACGTGGAGCCAACGGAGTCATTGAGATCGCTACTAAAAAATCATAG
- a CDS encoding TonB-dependent receptor, producing the protein MKTFILLSLISLSLLVAGCSSVGSSVAGQNNDRPEGSVSDDNDYFTSLADYLQKVPGVNINSGVVTIRGYNSFDSRYSPITPLFVIDGNAIGYSYNEANKMVDPRYIDYVRVLKGPDAAIYGVRGGNGVVEIVTRKI; encoded by the coding sequence ATGAAAACTTTTATCCTTCTTTCACTCATCTCACTCTCACTGTTGGTTGCTGGTTGTTCATCTGTTGGGTCTTCCGTTGCAGGACAAAATAATGACAGACCCGAGGGAAGTGTTTCAGATGATAATGACTATTTTACCAGCCTGGCTGATTATCTGCAGAAAGTGCCGGGTGTAAATATTAATTCAGGTGTAGTAACAATCAGGGGATACAACTCATTTGATTCCCGGTATTCGCCAATTACACCACTTTTTGTTATCGATGGAAATGCCATTGGCTACTCGTATAATGAGGCTAACAAAATGGTTGACCCGAGGTATATTGATTATGTACGCGTTTTAAAAGGGCCCGATGCAGCCATTTACGGAGTAAGAGGAGGCAACGGAGTTGTTGAAATTGTTACCAGGAAAATCTAA